ATGAACCAGACGCCGTGCTCACGCGGGATCAACCGTCGAATCGATGTAAAACCCATGGCACGCCGGAGCGGGCCGTCACGCGGGCCTTGCCGCTACGGCCCGGCGCACCAACCCCCCGGCCGCTTCCAGGCGGGCCCGAGCCTCGGCCGCGCCCGCCCCGGTCAGAACCATCACGATAGCGGTCTTGACGTGCATTCCGGCTTCCCGCAGCGCGCGGCGCGCCTCCTCCTCGCTGCACCCCGTCGCTTCGAGCACGATGCGCACCGCCCGCTGGCGCAGCTTCTCATTGCTGGCCCTCATGTCCACCATCAGGTTCTGGTAGACCTTGCCGAGCCGTACCATGGCGCCCGTTGAAATCATGTTCAAGACCATTTTCTGTGCCGTGCCGGCCTTCAAGCGCGTGGACCCGGCGATCACCTCGGGCCCCACGATCGGCGCAATGGCGACGTCCGCCAGTTCCTCGACGGGGCTGGGCCGGTTGCAGGCGACGGAGACGGTTCGAGCCCCTACCTCTCGGGCGGCCCGCAGGGCGCCGATGACGAAAGGCGTCCGGCCGCTGGCCGTGATGCCGACCACGAGGTCGCCCGGCCCCACCCGCTCACGGACACGCCGGTAGCCGTCCTCTTCGTCGTCCTCGGCGTTTTCGGCCGCGCCGAA
The genomic region above belongs to Bacillota bacterium and contains:
- the murQ gene encoding N-acetylmuramic acid 6-phosphate etherase, with amino-acid sequence MQQDFNHLVTEARNAATQNLDELNSLEIARVMNEEDARIARAVHDELPAIARAIDLAAATLAGNGRVFYAGAGTSGRIGLLDASEWPPTFGVEPDAVQVILAGGLDAAFGAAENAEDDEEDGYRRVRERVGPGDLVVGITASGRTPFVIGALRAAREVGARTVSVACNRPSPVEELADVAIAPIVGPEVIAGSTRLKAGTAQKMVLNMISTGAMVRLGKVYQNLMVDMRASNEKLRQRAVRIVLEATGCSEEEARRALREAGMHVKTAIVMVLTGAGAAEARARLEAAGGLVRRAVAARPA